The Podospora bellae-mahoneyi strain CBS 112042 chromosome 7, whole genome shotgun sequence genome includes a window with the following:
- a CDS encoding hypothetical protein (EggNog:ENOG503Q05V), with amino-acid sequence MGPTYQLWLAVALISSTTAQPPPSTTTTYPTTIITTLTTTYTNPSTPSATTIDHITLLDPWPVSPDFESIFPYPLTQTEILSRTIIHSPSSTSISPPTSTTLTWSLWAVQAFDMSPYVPPICPGPEGEEGCAYGSIKPHYRCEELGLETRCARQCELKDWIWWCRLPRNDGKDSLGGGLGGAPVGRVCADRVDGRGGEGGGGGLAWVPLVEPCDHTDFKVGCKVCREEEEEEGRVEWRG; translated from the coding sequence ATGGGACCAACATACCAACTGTGGCTCGCCGTAGCCCTAAtcagctcaacaacagcccaaccacctccctcaacaacaaccacgtaccccaccaccatcataaCAACCCTCACAACAACCtacaccaacccctccaccccatccgccaccaccatcgaccaCATCACCCTCCTAGACCCCTGGCCTGTCTCTCCCGACTTCGAATCCATCTTCCCCTACCCCCTCACCCAAACCGAAATTCTCTCCCGCACTATCatccactccccctcctcaacctccatctccccgcCCACCAGCACAACCCTCACCTGGTCCCTATGGGCAGTCCAAGCGTTTGACATGTCCCCTTATGTCCCCCCCATCTGCCCCGGTccagaaggggaagaaggctgtGCATACGGGAGCATCAAGCCTCATTATCGATGCGAGGAGTTGGGACTAGAAACGAGGTGTGCGAGGCAGTGCGAGTTGAAGGATTGGATTTGGTGGTGTAGGCTGCCGAGGAATGATGGAAAGGACtcgttgggtggtggtttgggtggtgcgccggtggggagggtttgCGCGGATAGGGTGGATGGtcgggggggagaggggggaggcggggggtTGGCTTGGGTGCCGTTGGTGGAACCTTGTGATCATACTGATTTCAAGGTTGGGTGTAAGGTTTgtcgggaggaggaggaggaggaagggcgGGTGGAGTGGAGGGGCTGA